From Pseudoalteromonas sp. DL-6, one genomic window encodes:
- a CDS encoding NAD-dependent succinate-semialdehyde dehydrogenase has translation MSNTVDTINPATEQVINSYTLLSQAQAEQVIEKSHETYLTWRLTSFTERAQYLNKLASLFESQKEALAKLMTEEMGKVYEQGFQEVQLCADICRYTAEHGADMLSDEERDMQGGRAIISYRPTGVLLGIQPWNFPLYQVIRYSAANIMAGNTTVLKHAGNVFGMAEKIETLFLQAGFPEHCFSNLLVDGKTASALISHSAISGVTFTGSDGTGKKVAEQAAKHVKKTVLELGSNDAFVVLDDADLALAVKACLQGRIINNGQTCVAAKRFVVVDSLYNDFKEALSQQFKAIKMGDPMDEDTELGPMAREDLRDKIHQQVQDSVNAGAKTIVGGEIPQQTGYYYPPTVLENLAPGMPAYDDELFGPVASLIKAKDNDDAMRIANDSRYGLGGGIFSKDEKKAIELATKYFDTGMININGYGLAQPNLPFGGVKDSGYGREHGGFGIREFVNVKSIMIHS, from the coding sequence ATGAGTAACACAGTTGATACGATCAATCCCGCAACCGAGCAAGTCATTAATAGCTATACGCTGCTTTCTCAAGCTCAAGCAGAACAAGTGATCGAAAAATCTCATGAAACATACTTAACATGGCGATTAACCTCGTTTACCGAGCGCGCACAATATCTAAATAAATTAGCCTCTTTGTTTGAAAGTCAAAAAGAAGCCTTAGCAAAACTGATGACCGAAGAAATGGGTAAAGTCTATGAGCAGGGTTTCCAAGAAGTACAGCTTTGTGCTGACATTTGTCGTTATACCGCGGAACATGGCGCAGACATGCTTAGTGACGAGGAGCGCGACATGCAAGGCGGTCGTGCAATAATAAGCTATCGCCCTACCGGCGTGCTGTTGGGTATTCAGCCGTGGAACTTCCCACTTTATCAAGTTATTAGATACAGTGCCGCAAACATCATGGCAGGTAATACCACGGTATTAAAACATGCTGGTAATGTATTCGGTATGGCTGAGAAAATTGAAACACTATTTCTACAAGCAGGCTTTCCTGAACACTGCTTTAGCAACTTACTAGTTGATGGTAAAACTGCCAGCGCCCTTATTTCACACTCAGCGATTAGTGGCGTAACCTTTACTGGAAGTGATGGCACTGGTAAAAAAGTGGCAGAGCAAGCTGCCAAGCATGTTAAAAAAACCGTGCTAGAGCTGGGTAGCAACGATGCTTTTGTTGTACTTGATGACGCGGACTTAGCCCTTGCAGTCAAAGCATGTTTACAAGGACGCATTATCAACAACGGCCAAACCTGTGTTGCAGCCAAGCGCTTTGTGGTGGTCGATTCACTCTACAATGACTTTAAAGAAGCACTAAGCCAGCAGTTTAAGGCGATAAAAATGGGCGATCCAATGGATGAAGATACTGAACTGGGTCCTATGGCACGCGAAGATTTACGCGACAAAATTCATCAGCAAGTGCAAGACTCTGTCAATGCGGGTGCAAAAACAATTGTAGGCGGCGAAATACCGCAACAAACGGGTTATTACTATCCACCAACCGTGCTGGAAAACCTTGCACCGGGCATGCCTGCTTATGACGATGAGCTATTTGGCCCTGTAGCATCTTTGATTAAAGCCAAAGATAACGACGACGCTATGCGTATTGCCAACGACTCCCGTTATGGACTAGGCGGCGGTATCTTTTCAAAAGATGAGAAGAAAGCCATTGAGCTGGCTACAAAGTATTTTGATACCGGTATGATCAATATTAATGGCTACGGACTTGCTCAACCGAACTTACCATTTGGCGGTGTTAAAGACAGTGGTTATGGCCGAGAGCATGGTGGCTTTGGGATTCGCGAATTTGTGAATGTTAAAAGCATCATGATTCATAGCTAG
- a CDS encoding nitronate monooxygenase: protein MKPSLFNTALPIIQAPMAGVQNEQLALAVSEAGGLGSLPCAMLSPAQLVEQLEILSHKTTKPFNLNFFCHTVADYTPAQQQCWHALLAAYFTEYKIDPQSLTAGASRQPINQSIVDIIAPYKPAVVSFHFGLPEQAIVAQIKSWGTKVISTATTLDEAIWLSKNGADAIIAQGLEAGGHRGHFLSMDLSLQQNTEQLVKHCVEHISLPIIAAGGIASAGDVQRFKALGASAVQVGSAYLLCKEATTSALHQQAILDQQQDETTLTTLFSGRAARGIQNRVMQELGAMPNGVPAFPHASSAITALRSRAEKSAKSDFSPLWCGQKYIPRVGVSAADITHALMKKW from the coding sequence ATGAAGCCATCATTGTTTAATACCGCTTTACCGATAATTCAGGCACCTATGGCCGGTGTTCAAAACGAGCAGCTTGCTCTTGCTGTAAGTGAGGCTGGAGGGTTAGGCTCTTTGCCTTGCGCTATGTTATCCCCAGCACAATTAGTTGAGCAGCTAGAAATACTTAGCCACAAAACAACGAAGCCGTTTAATCTTAACTTTTTTTGTCATACAGTTGCTGACTACACACCCGCGCAACAACAGTGCTGGCATGCATTACTTGCCGCTTACTTTACAGAGTATAAAATTGACCCGCAAAGCTTAACTGCAGGGGCTTCTCGTCAACCTATAAATCAATCGATTGTTGATATAATTGCACCTTATAAGCCAGCAGTTGTGAGTTTTCATTTTGGTTTACCTGAGCAAGCTATTGTGGCGCAAATAAAAAGCTGGGGTACTAAAGTAATTTCAACGGCCACTACCTTAGATGAAGCTATTTGGCTTAGTAAAAATGGTGCTGATGCCATAATTGCACAGGGTTTAGAAGCTGGGGGGCACCGAGGCCATTTTTTATCTATGGATTTAAGCTTGCAACAAAATACTGAGCAGTTAGTTAAACATTGTGTTGAGCATATATCACTGCCTATTATTGCTGCTGGTGGCATTGCTTCGGCCGGTGATGTACAGCGATTTAAAGCGTTAGGAGCCAGTGCAGTCCAAGTAGGGAGTGCTTATTTACTATGCAAGGAGGCAACAACATCGGCTTTGCATCAACAGGCTATTTTAGATCAGCAACAAGATGAGACCACACTGACCACATTGTTCTCTGGTAGGGCCGCTCGGGGTATTCAAAATCGAGTAATGCAAGAATTAGGTGCTATGCCAAATGGGGTTCCTGCGTTTCCACACGCCAGCAGTGCAATAACGGCATTAAGAAGTCGCGCTGAAAAAAGTGCTAAAAGTGATTTTTCGCCTTTGTGGTGTGGCCAAAAATATATTCCCAGGGTGGGTGTGTCAGCGGCTGATATTACGCATGCTTTAATGAAAAAATGGTAA
- a CDS encoding Crp/Fnr family transcriptional regulator — MSDNPLLSLGDSYEALVNKFKVQLAGKYPQQRIAPNTVLVQQGDVQGYGYLIVQGVLGAIHDDIDGVQKCKEFYFKDEFALLFANWMTSTPAFYQLKVINEASVIKVPLTLFEQAQYQLIKQQLIAQQLIFKEAKEAFLLLNSPEQRYCYLLKHKPHWLAQLSLSQVAMYIGISAISLSRIRKRLNLS, encoded by the coding sequence ATGTCTGATAATCCACTTTTATCGCTTGGCGATAGTTATGAAGCGCTAGTAAACAAGTTTAAAGTGCAATTAGCTGGGAAGTATCCTCAGCAACGAATAGCGCCCAATACCGTATTAGTGCAACAAGGCGATGTACAAGGTTATGGGTATTTAATTGTTCAGGGGGTTTTAGGCGCTATTCATGACGATATAGACGGCGTGCAAAAGTGTAAAGAGTTTTATTTTAAAGATGAATTTGCATTGCTGTTTGCCAATTGGATGACCTCAACGCCTGCGTTTTATCAATTAAAAGTGATTAACGAAGCAAGTGTAATTAAAGTACCACTAACACTATTTGAGCAAGCACAGTATCAACTGATTAAGCAGCAGCTTATTGCACAGCAACTTATTTTTAAAGAAGCTAAAGAGGCATTTTTATTACTAAATAGCCCCGAGCAGCGTTACTGTTATTTACTCAAACATAAGCCCCATTGGTTGGCGCAGCTAAGCTTGAGCCAAGTGGCAATGTATATAGGTATTTCAGCTATTTCGTTGTCACGAATTCGTAAGCGACTTAACTTAAGTTAA